From a region of the Sesamum indicum cultivar Zhongzhi No. 13 linkage group LG3, S_indicum_v1.0, whole genome shotgun sequence genome:
- the LOC105158349 gene encoding F-box/LRR-repeat protein 14 isoform X2, with the protein MGGACSRKRDQPVNEDNLNRGVSGRYTKSGSSKWLGTSFSRSSMDASQGKRSCPSLMDLCIYKIRQDINKYSTFSMLPRDISQQIFDDLVCSQCLTDSVLEAFRDCALQDLNLGEYPGFSDNWMDVVSSQGSSLLSVDLSGSDVSDSGLIYLKDCKNLQALNFNYCDQISDKGLEQINGLSKLESVNVNCCNCITDADIRALSGLTSLKSLQIASSKVTDNGVAFLRDLKNLTLLNMEGCPVTAACLDSLTALGALLYLNLSRCNLTDDGCDKFSKLQSLKVLNLGFNEISGAMLVHIKGLTNLESLNLDSCRINDEGMVHLAGLSRLKCLELSDTEVGSSGLRHLSGLHNLESLNLSFTVVTDAGLRKLSGLTSLKSLNLDARQITDAGLAALTNLTGLMHLDLFGARITDSGTNYLRSFKNLRSLEICGGGLTDAGVKNIKDLTSLTLLNLSQNNHLTDRSLEWISGLIQLVSLNVSNSRVTSAGLQHLKSLKNLKSLTLESCKVTANDIKKLQSSDLPNLVSFRPE; encoded by the exons AAAAGTGGGAGCTCAAAATGGCTTGGAACCTCATTTTCTAGATCATCTATGGACGCTAGTCAAGGGAAACGAAGTTGCCCATCTCTTATGGatctttgtatatataaaattcggCAA GACATAAACAAATATAGCACCTTCTCCATGCTGCCAAGGGATATAAGTCAACAGATTTTTGACGATCTAGTGTGTTCCCAATGTCTAACTGATTCTGTACTTGAAGCTTTTCGGGATTGTGCTCTTCAG GATCTTAATTTGGGAGAATACCCAGGATTTAGTGACAATTGGATGGACGTTGTCTCTTCACAGGGTTCATCTCTACTCTCTGTGGATCTTTCGGGTTCAGATGTTAGTGACTCTGGGTTAATTTATCTCAAAGATTGCAAAAATCTTCAAGccttgaattttaattactgTGACCAGATTTCTGACAAAGGCCTGGAACAGATCAATG GACTTTCTAAGCTTGAATCTGTTAATGTTAATTGTTGCAACTGCATCACTGATGCTGATATAAGGGCTCTCTCAG GACTTACAAGCTTGAAGTCATTACAAATTGCTTCCAGTAAGGTTACTGATAATGGTGTTGCCTTCCTAAGAG ATTTGAAGAACCTTACTCTTTTGAATATGGAGGGTTGCCCTGTCACTGCTGCATGTCTGGATTCACTTACAG CTCTTGGTGCCTTGTTGTATTTGAATCTCAGCAGATGTAATTTGACAGATGATGgttgtgataaattttcaa AGTTGCAATCTCTGAAAGTTCTGAATTTGGGATTCAATGAGATCTCAGGTGCCATGTTGGTGCATATTAAAG GTCTAACGAATTTGGAGAGCTTAAACTTGGATTCTTGCAGGATTAATGATGAAGGGATGGTTCACCTTGCag GCCTATCTCGTCTGAAATGCTTGGAGTTGTCAGACACTGAAGTTGGAAGCAGTGGACTACGCCATCTTTCCG GTCTGCATAATCTGGAGAGTTTAAATCTTTCCTTCACTGTTGTTACGGATGCTGGTTTGAGAAAGTTGTCTGGCTTAACCTCTCTCAAGTCCCTCAATTTGGATGCTCGTCAAATTACTGATGCTGGCCTTGCTGCTCTTACAA ATTTGACTGGGTTGATGCATCTGGATCTCTTTGGAGCACGGATTACTGATTCTGGAACCAATTATCTGCGAT CTTTCAAGAACCTGCGGTCTCTGGAAATCTGTGGTGGTGGATTAACTGATGCTGGTGTAAAGAACATTAAGGACCTTACATCCTTGACACTGCTGAATCTGTCCCAGAACAACCACTTGACAGACAGGAGTTTGGAATGGATTTCTG GACTTATACAGCTGGTGTCGTTGAACGTTTCAAATTCTCGAGTAACAAGTGCTGGTTTGCAGCATCTCAAGTCacttaaaaatttgaagtcaCTGACATTGGAGTCCTGCAAGGTCACTGCCAATGACATAAAGAAGCTCCAGTCGTCTGATCTCCCTAACCTGGTGAGTTTTAGGCCTGAATAG
- the LOC105158349 gene encoding F-box/LRR-repeat protein 14 isoform X1: MGGACSRKRDQPVNEDNLNRGVSGRYTKSGSSKWLGTSFSRSSMDASQGKRSCPSLMDLCIYKIRQDINKYSTFSMLPRDISQQIFDDLVCSQCLTDSVLEAFRDCALQDLNLGEYPGFSDNWMDVVSSQGSSLLSVDLSGSDVSDSGLIYLKDCKNLQALNFNYCDQISDKGLEQINGLSNLTTLSFKRNNLITAQGMSSLSGLINLVKLDLERCPRIHGGLVHLKGLSKLESVNVNCCNCITDADIRALSGLTSLKSLQIASSKVTDNGVAFLRDLKNLTLLNMEGCPVTAACLDSLTALGALLYLNLSRCNLTDDGCDKFSKLQSLKVLNLGFNEISGAMLVHIKGLTNLESLNLDSCRINDEGMVHLAGLSRLKCLELSDTEVGSSGLRHLSGLHNLESLNLSFTVVTDAGLRKLSGLTSLKSLNLDARQITDAGLAALTNLTGLMHLDLFGARITDSGTNYLRSFKNLRSLEICGGGLTDAGVKNIKDLTSLTLLNLSQNNHLTDRSLEWISGLIQLVSLNVSNSRVTSAGLQHLKSLKNLKSLTLESCKVTANDIKKLQSSDLPNLVSFRPE; this comes from the exons AAAAGTGGGAGCTCAAAATGGCTTGGAACCTCATTTTCTAGATCATCTATGGACGCTAGTCAAGGGAAACGAAGTTGCCCATCTCTTATGGatctttgtatatataaaattcggCAA GACATAAACAAATATAGCACCTTCTCCATGCTGCCAAGGGATATAAGTCAACAGATTTTTGACGATCTAGTGTGTTCCCAATGTCTAACTGATTCTGTACTTGAAGCTTTTCGGGATTGTGCTCTTCAG GATCTTAATTTGGGAGAATACCCAGGATTTAGTGACAATTGGATGGACGTTGTCTCTTCACAGGGTTCATCTCTACTCTCTGTGGATCTTTCGGGTTCAGATGTTAGTGACTCTGGGTTAATTTATCTCAAAGATTGCAAAAATCTTCAAGccttgaattttaattactgTGACCAGATTTCTGACAAAGGCCTGGAACAGATCAATG GTCTGTCAAACCTGACTACTCTAAGTTTTAAAAGAAACAACTTGATCACTGCACAAGGAATGAGTTCCTTATCTGGCTTAATCAACTTGGTAAAGTTGGACCTGGAGAGATGTCCAAGGATCCATGGAGGGCTTGTCCATCTAAaag GACTTTCTAAGCTTGAATCTGTTAATGTTAATTGTTGCAACTGCATCACTGATGCTGATATAAGGGCTCTCTCAG GACTTACAAGCTTGAAGTCATTACAAATTGCTTCCAGTAAGGTTACTGATAATGGTGTTGCCTTCCTAAGAG ATTTGAAGAACCTTACTCTTTTGAATATGGAGGGTTGCCCTGTCACTGCTGCATGTCTGGATTCACTTACAG CTCTTGGTGCCTTGTTGTATTTGAATCTCAGCAGATGTAATTTGACAGATGATGgttgtgataaattttcaa AGTTGCAATCTCTGAAAGTTCTGAATTTGGGATTCAATGAGATCTCAGGTGCCATGTTGGTGCATATTAAAG GTCTAACGAATTTGGAGAGCTTAAACTTGGATTCTTGCAGGATTAATGATGAAGGGATGGTTCACCTTGCag GCCTATCTCGTCTGAAATGCTTGGAGTTGTCAGACACTGAAGTTGGAAGCAGTGGACTACGCCATCTTTCCG GTCTGCATAATCTGGAGAGTTTAAATCTTTCCTTCACTGTTGTTACGGATGCTGGTTTGAGAAAGTTGTCTGGCTTAACCTCTCTCAAGTCCCTCAATTTGGATGCTCGTCAAATTACTGATGCTGGCCTTGCTGCTCTTACAA ATTTGACTGGGTTGATGCATCTGGATCTCTTTGGAGCACGGATTACTGATTCTGGAACCAATTATCTGCGAT CTTTCAAGAACCTGCGGTCTCTGGAAATCTGTGGTGGTGGATTAACTGATGCTGGTGTAAAGAACATTAAGGACCTTACATCCTTGACACTGCTGAATCTGTCCCAGAACAACCACTTGACAGACAGGAGTTTGGAATGGATTTCTG GACTTATACAGCTGGTGTCGTTGAACGTTTCAAATTCTCGAGTAACAAGTGCTGGTTTGCAGCATCTCAAGTCacttaaaaatttgaagtcaCTGACATTGGAGTCCTGCAAGGTCACTGCCAATGACATAAAGAAGCTCCAGTCGTCTGATCTCCCTAACCTGGTGAGTTTTAGGCCTGAATAG